aaatttgcaaagtacatacggatctgaatgtcgcagatccgttgactaaacctctctcgcgagcgaaacatgatcaacaccagaactctatgggtgttcgattcatcacaatgtaactagattattgactctagtgcaagtgggagactgttggaaatatgccctagaggcaataataaaagtgttattattatatttctttgttcatgataatagtcttttattcatgctataactgtattatccggaaatcgtaatacacgtgtgaatacatagaccacaatatgtccctagtgagcctctagttgactagctcgttgtgatcaacagatagtcatggtttcctggctatggacattggatgtcgttgataacgggatcacatcattaggagaatgatgtgatggacaagacccaatcctaagcatagcacaaaggtcggttagttcgtttgctagagcttttccaatgtcaagtatctcttcattagaccatgagatcgtgtaactcccggataccgtaggagtgctttgggtgtaccaaatgtcacaacgtaactgggtgactataaaggtgcattacaagtatctccgaaagtgtctgttgggttgacacggatcgagactgggatttgtcactccgtgttacggagaggtatcactgggcccactcggtagtgcatcatcataatgagctcaaggtggccaagtgtctggtcacgggatcatgcattacggtacgagtaaagtgacttgccggtaacgagactgaacgaggtattgggataccgacgatcgagtctcgggcatgtaacgtaccgattgacaaagggaattgcatacggggtttgatcgaatcttgacatcgtggttcatccgatgacaacatcgaggagcatgtgggagccaacatgggtatccagatcccgctgttggttattgacctgaggtcgtctcggtcatgtctgcatgtctcccgaacccgtagggtctacacacttaaggttcggtgacgctagggttatcaggaagacaagtatgtgattaccgaatgttgttcggagtcccggatgagatcccggacgtcacaggagttccggaatggtccggaggtaaagatttatataaggaaagtggttaaacggacaccggaaagtttcggtggcataccggtattgtaccggggccaccggaagggttccgggggtccaccgggtggggccacccctctcgggggccacatgggctgtgtgggagagggagccagcccctagtgggctgggcgcgcctccccacctaggcccatgcggctagggcaaggggaggggaaaccctaaagggggcgcccccctagcttgggggcaagccacccttttccctctccctttggccgccgcccccctctagggtttcccctagagggccggcccccttgcccctctcctcctatatatagaggggtgaggggagggcagcacaagcacacaactcaaggcgcagcccctcccctccccaacacctctcctcctccgtacgtgcttggcgaagccctgtcggagtacttctgcaccaactacaccacgccgtcgtgctgccgttggagctgccttcctcaacctctccttcctccttgctggatcaagacggaggagacgtcgtccgtcccgtacgtgtgttgaacgcgggggtgctgtccgttcagcacttggtcatcggtgatccgaatcacgacgagtacgactccatcatcaccatccccttgaacgcttccgcactcgatctacaagtggtatgtagatgctaactcttccccttgactcgttgcttagatgaactcatagatggatcttggtgaaaccgtaggaaaaattttaattttctgcaacgttccccaacaggaagggGTTGGAGCTTGCCCGCCGGGTGCGTGTTCTCATGCTTGGCATGCTGGCAGACAATGCATTGGCGAACAAAATCCTCAATGGCACGCTTCAGACCTGGCCATGCAAAAAGTTTGCGCACTCCGTGATATGTTGCTGTGGCGCCTGAGTGACCTCCCACGGCGCTATGGTGGAGAGCAGCGATGAGTTTGGTCTGAAGAGCTGAGTTGGCGCCAATCCAGAGTTGACCGCGTTGCCGGATTACGCCTTGCTGCAGGGTACGCCCTTGATCGCCAGTGTTGATGACAGCCAGCTTGGTGAGCAGCTCTTGAGAGTCGGGGTCGGTCTCGTAGGAATTGGCAACTTCTTGTAGCCATTGTGGTTGGCACATGGACAGTGCGTCGAGTTCCAGGAGATGACCGACGCGGGGCAGCGCATCGGCAGCACTGTTGTTGACGCCCTTCTTGTAACGGAAGGAGAACTACAGCCCCACCATCTTAGACATGGCTTTGCGCTGGAGATCGGTTACCAGTTGTTGATCGTCAAGTGCACaaagactcttgtggtcagtgacgATCTCAAATGGAGCACGCTGCAGGTACGGCCGCCATTTGTCGATGGCCATCATGACGATGAGAAATTCCTTCTCATATGTGGATAGCTTCTGATTGCGTACTCCCAGAGCCTTGCTGAGGTAGGCCACTGGATGGCCATCTTGCATAAGCACCGCGCCCACGCCGGTATCGCACGCATCTGTTTTGATGGCAAACGGGCGATTGAAATTGGGCAGCGCCAACACTGGCGCGCTCACCATGGTGCGCTTGAGCATGTCAAATGCTTGCTGCGCTTTGTCGTCCCAGAGAAACCCTTTCTTCGTCAACAGTTGCGTCAGGGGCTTGGCGATGATGCCGTAATGGGGGACGAATTTACGGTAGTAGCCTGTCAGCCCCAAGAAGCCGCGCAGCTCCATAGGCGTGGTGGGCACGGGCCAGGACTGCATGGCGCTGGTCTTGCTATTGTCCATAGCAACTCCCTCTTGTGAGATCACATGCCCGAGGTATTCAATGCTTGTTTGTGCGAACGAACACTTGCTGGCCTTGGCGAATAGTTGATGCTCGCGGAGGAGTTGCAGAGTGAGGCGAAGATGTTCCTCGTGTTCCTGCAGGTCAGTGCTGAATACCAAGATCTCGTCCAAAAATATGATGATGAACTTACGCACATAACGGCCGAACACTGTATTCATCAAGCACTGGAAGGTTGCCGGCGCATTGCAAAGGCCGAATGGCATCACCCGGAAGTGGTAGTGGCCGTGGTGTGTCTTGAAGGCAGTCTTTTCCTCGTCCTCTTCCCGCATTCGAATCTGATGGTATCCAGCACGTAAATCAATCTTGGAGGAGTACTTGGCACCGGCCAATTCGTCCAGGAGCTCATCAACTACCGGGAGGGGAAATTTGTTCTTCACTATTGCAGAGTTGAGTCGTCGAAAATCGACACATAAACGCCAActgtcgttcttcttcttgaccAGCAGGACCGGGGCAGCGTAAGGGCTCATGTTGTGCGCGATAACACCGGAGTTGAGCATGTCCTGTACTTGCCGCTCGATTTCATCTTTTTGTGCCGACGAGTAACGGTAAGGTTTGGTGTTGATAGGCGTAGTGCCTGGCTCCAAATGAATGCCATGGTCATACTGACGACGGGGTGGCAAAGTAGTGGGTTTATCAAACACGTCTTCAAATTCAGATAACACCTTCTGAATATTTGGGGGAACAGGTTCCGGTTGGGTTTTGTCCGTCCGCTCGATGGTAACCAGGGCTGTTGTCCAAATGTCATTCGCCACTTCCATGCGATGCAATTCACAGGCATCCAATTCCGCTATGCGAGGCAGGTCTGAAGATTTTACTCCCTGCAGGTGGACAGTTTTGCCATTGACGTCGAATTGGATCGTCTTCAGTTGCCAGTGACAGAGCATAGGGCTATGCGCTGAGAGCCAGTCGATGCCAAGCACTCCATCATACGCGCTCAGCGGGAGAACCCGGAGATCGGTATGGAAAGTGTGTCCTGGGACCTACCATGCCAACTGGTGAACAATTTTGTCACAATGCAATCTCTGACCATTGGCCACTCGAACTGTAACCGCGGGTAACTTCTCTGTTCGGGCAGCGATCCGGGCGGTGAACGCTTCACTGATGAAACTGTGTGAGCTTCCCGAATCCACCAGCAGCAGCATAACCTGATCACCCACTTGTGCGCGCAAGCGAATTGTAGCAGGGCCTTCCTCGCCAGATACAACATGTTCATACAGAGAGCAACATTCAGGCTCTTGCGCCCCTGGTGCGTCTAGCAGCTGCAAGGCATGCACCGTGTCATCAGACAAAATATCGCCGAAATCACCCACTTCTATCATCAAAATCTGTCCAGTGCGTTTGCACTGATGCTCGCGGGAGTATTTGTCACCACAGCGGAAACAAAGGCCATTGGCACGCCTGAATTCGTGCAGTTGACGTTCCCGGGCGTACTCGTCCCCACCCTGTCGCGGAGGTGCCGCTGCTCGTGCTGGTGCGGGAACTGGTGCTGCTGGGGGAGGAGGACGACCCACTGGCAGAATGTGATGGCGCGACAGACGTTGTTTCTCCAATTCCTCTTCTTGGATGCGCGCAAACACGGCTGCTCGTGTGATGCTGGAGGGGCTCTGCAGCCGCACCCCAAGCCGTAGCTCATCTTTAAGTCCCAGCAGAAACTGTGATATGAAGAACTGTGTGCTCGGGGTCGGGTCCAGGGACAAGAGATGATACATGCGGGTCTCGAATTGCTGCCGGTAATCCTGCACACTCCCTGTCTGGCATAACTGAACCAACTCACGCATCTGTGTTTCGAATTCTTCTGGCCCGAATTCCTCCTTGATTGCTGCTCTGAAAATCACCCAACTGACCCCGGGATGCTTCTGTCGGTATGCTTGCAGCCACATTGCCGCCAGGCCTTCCATGTACAGCGCGGCGGTGGTCACCCAATTGTGTGGCGGCACACGGTACAGCTCGAAGTAGGACACGCACCGCTCCAGCCAGATGCGCGGTGTGGTGCCGTCGAACCGAGGGAAATCATGCTTGGGCGGCTTCGTGTAGTAGTCCCCCTGGCATTCGCGCTCGGTGGGCGACGGGGCCCCGGCAATCAGCAGCGGGGGGCCATGGTTGACGAGCCGCGCGAATGGGAGCTGCGCCGCGCCGTCCGTGTAGAGGTGGGTCGGTGAGGGGCGGatcggtggtggaggtggtggtggtggtgcacgTGCTGAGGAGTCCGCGGTTGCTGACGGAGACGAGGTGCCCGCGCCGTGCGTGGTGACTGGATCGGGCGCTGGCGGGGTCTTGCGGGCCTCATCCACGTCGGCCTGGGTGAGGTCGATCTGCTTGGCGAGGTGCTTGAGTTCGTCGGAGACTTGGTTCTTGTAGGAGAGCTGTGCTTGGTGGCGCTCGTCGGCAGTTTTCTGGTTCGCGTCGAGACGGCGGATGACCGACTCGAGCAGGTTCTGCAGCTTGTCGGTCGTCTCCGACATGGCGTCGAGCACCCGACGAGTCTGGGCCGAGGGTTTGGAGGGCGGCGCCGTGGTCTCGCTCCAAATCAACCGAACCCCGGGTAGGATTTTGTGCGAACTCGCCGGAGCTCGCACCTAACCCGGTGGATGTTACCGGCGATCGAGAGGGTGTGAGACAGCGGCAGCGGCGAGGTAGTGGGCAAAAAAAATTGGCTCTGAATACCAGATTTGTCACGACCCAGAGGAGAGGGGAGATCGGGATGAGAAAGGGGATCGAGATGCAGAGGGTGAGAGGAGAGCTTGGAGAAGGGGAAAGGGGAATTGAGATCTTTTTCCATTCATACCCAGCATCTCGTCCACGGTACAATATGTAGCCGCCCACCTGGGCCCTCTCACACCCACACACGGCCTCAGGCCCAACACACACTGCCTACATTGCCTCtggcccaacacacacacacacacacacacacacacacacacacacacacacacactagctcTGTTGCAGTTCAGTTAGTTCAGTTAATTGAACTGCACTTTCAGTCCGCTGCTGATGTATCATCAGCAGGCGTGACAGGCACGGTGCTGACTAGGACGTGAGCGCGTTCACCACGGTCAGCTTCCCAGCGAACGGGCCAGTCCTTCCGACATGGCAACCTGAGATGCTTTAAGATTTGCGGTTTCCATCCAATGGTTAAGAAGGCGTCCACTGGGAAACCCATCGCAGCGAACGTTCGCCAAATAGCACTCCCCTTGTGTCTTGAATCACTGCCACTTGCCACTCGCAGTAGCCTTTAGCCCAGAGCAGTACCGATGGCTACCACTTCACCAGGAGCGACAAAAATGGTCGTGACAATTCACACATGGTGCACGGGCGATCCACCAACCTCCAATCCAAGCGAGTGCAGTCCAAAGTCCAAAAGACGCAAGCACACATGGCTCCCCCTCAGACCATCGACCATCGACGACACATCCGGCCTCCCACTCCCACCATCAAAACGAGCTGTCATCTTTATTCACACCATCATTTTCTTATCCACCATGAGCTGTTGCCCGTGCCAATTCACGCTAAAACTACACATTTCCAATAATTATTGGCTCATCTCTGCAGACTTAGCGCTTAAGACTTTCACGATGAGTACTAAATTAAATCACACATTTCCATTTTCAGCTCATCTCCGCAGACTTGGCGCTTAAGACTCTGGGATGCATCACGCGCCCATACACTAATCATACTGCTGTAATCCAGATCAGATAATCAGTGCTACCCCACTAATTACAGTACATGGCACCCACCCACCATCGCTTTCCTTAAACCCCTCTTCTCCCCACCCATTTTAATAGCCCCCCTCGCCCCTCCGCAGAAACGCGCAATCCATTCGTCCACTCCCCGCCCGGTCTCGAGATCCCACATCGCACGCACCGCTTCCTCCGATCCCCGGCCGGCAGGCGCCCGAGCCCGATGGCGACGCTCAAGGTCCCCTCCAACGTCCCGGCCCTCGCCGACGACTGCGACAACCTCCGCAAGGCCTTCCAAGGTACGCCCGCTCCCCTCGTCGTCTTCGCGATTCCCCCGCGCGGTCCGATCGCCTGATCTGTCGGGTCTTTTTTGGTCTGTGCGTGCGCGCGCGTGCAGGGTGGGGCACGAACGAGGCGCTCATCATCTCCATCCTCGGCCACCGCGACGCGTCGCAGCGCCGCGCCATCCGCAAGCACTACGCCGACACCTACGGCGAGGAGCTGCTCCGGAGCATCACCGACGAGATCTCCGGCGACTTCGAGGTAAAACCACCCGCTGACCAGTACGCCTTTCCCCCTCTCACATACCCTGGAGCGGTCGAGCCTATTCAGATCTCTGACTGATCGGGTTGTTGGGATCAGAGGGCCGTGATCCTGTGGACGCTGGACCCGGCGGAGCGGGACGCGGTGCTCGCCAACGAGACCGCCAGGAAGTGGCACCCCGGGAACCCCGTGCTGGTCGAGATCGCCTGCGCGCGCGGCTCCAAGCAGCTCTTCGCCGTCAGGCAGGCCTACCATGACCGCTTCAAGCGCTCGCTCGAGGAGGACGTCGCTTCCCACGTCACCGGCGACTTCCGCAAGGTACCTTGTCTTGTCCCGTTCCTATCTTCCTGCACATTCAGTCTTGGAGATGCCATACTCTGCCATATACCGGCGCGTCCCTAAATTGACTGACTTATAAGTAATTACGCGGTGATAAACAAATTCGTTCGAAGCCGTGCTGTCATTTACAATGGACTTGATCTGCGTGCACTGTGCTAAAATGCCAGTAAGGTTTATGGATCCAAATATCCACTGGTATGAAAGAAAATTACTGTTGATCCTTTTGTAGAAGACTCTGTTCTTCTCTTCTGGAAAACGATATGAAAGTGCTTCTTCTATTTTGCATGCTGTTGGTGTTAACTCATGAACCATGAATTTGAAATTTCAAAATGCAGTATCTTATCCCTTTGGGCTACATTCAGAACAAATTCAAACTGCGATGGTGACTTTTGTTACCTTGTTCCTGGCCATTTTCTGATTTTAGAGGTGGAAATTTGTGCGGATATAGATGATTTTGGCAAAGTAGGGCCTGAATTTTCTTTGTTCCTTTTCAGCTGTTGGTGCCACTTGTAAGCTCACACCGCTACGAGGGACCAGAGGTCAACACAAGGTTGGCTCATTCAGAAGCCAAATTACTACACGAGAAGATTGAGCATAAGGCTTATGCTGATGATGAGGTCATCAGAATTCTCACCACCAGGAGCAAAGCTCAGCTGCTTGCAACATTCAATAATTACAATGATACATTTGGTCACCCGATCACTAAGGTGCAGAAATATCTTATGCTCTGTTTTTCCCCCTTCTGCTTTTGAAAATCTGACAGGATGTAACCAGCTCATTCTGTTCTATTTGTTGTGCCTTTGCTCTGTTTTGCATTACCAAATGTCCAATAAGTAAGATGCATCTCTGTTTCAGAAAATCTGTAATATGCAGTAACATATTTTATCTCAGTTTCACATGactaatgatctttggtagtgctACTCCACTATTCAAATTCTGAAGGGAAGTAATCACAAGTAGTCTTTACCTGCTCTGCCTGGTGGAGCTATATATTCAATTTCAAGCTCAACTTTATTCTGCCTTTTGTACCCAGCTGGATTTTAGATAAATTTCCATATGCATATTGTCTGGATCTGTTGCCTTGGTGCTTTTTTTCAGAAAGATGCATATTGTTAAATTTGAATGCATTGCTAGTTATTCTAAGAGTTCCTATTATATTACTAAGAGTTATTCTGCTATCCTGTATAGTTGATTTTTTTTTGTCGCTAAGATGTGTGTGTGCATCTGAACGCTCCATTCCTCTTGTAAAACCCTTTTAACTGCTTACTTGCAACTTAGAAGCAAGAACTTAATAGTATCCGCCTACCTGATTTGTTTTTAGGACATACCAGAATTAGTTATTCTTATAAATCTTCACTGCTCTGCAAACTAAAAAATTCCCTTCAATAGTCGGTTTGAATCATTTGTAATACATATATCCTTTGTGTTATTTGCCTTCCTCACTTTTGTTATTACAGTTCATGATATTTAGCAGAATTTTACATCTGAGTTTCGGGACAATCTTGCTTGACCAATTCAATTCGTTCTAGATTTGTTTTATCCATTTAAGACATGCTTACTAACAATCTCTGCTATTTACAGGATCTGAAGGCTGACCCCAAGGATGAGTTCCTCAAGACCCTGCGGGCGGTCATCCGGTGCTTCACCTGCCCTGATAGGTACTTTGAGAAGGTGGCCAGGGTGGCCATTGCAGGGAATGGAACCGATGAGAACTCCCTCACTAGGGTCATCACCACCCGCGCCGAGGTGGACCTGAAGCTGATCAAAGAGGCGTACCAGAAGAGGAACAGTGTTCCCCTGGAGAAGGCCGTCGCAGGCGACACCTCCGGCGACTACGAGAGCATGCTCCTTGCCCTCCTGGGGAAGGAGTGAGCCTTGCCCCTGTATCCAATTCCACCCCCTGTTATCCTTTTATATATCTCGATCGGAGAATAAACCCTGGTGTGCAAGGCCGTAGTCACTCTGGTTATGACCTTGCATAACAGTGAGAATAAAATAGAGATGTGCTTTACGATGAGTCATATAGTAGTACCTTTTGTACTTAGATGCTGGCGTGTGAAATACCGAGGGCATATTGAAAAGTTGAGTTTTCTGTAAGCCTGAAAAATATATACTCCTATCTTGCATCTGTTTTTCTTCCGTTACCGATTTGCCCCTTCCGATGAAACGAGATCCTCTAACATCACGAAGGGATGTGCGGATAGCTACAGTACTCTAACATCCCTTCTTCATATTTATATGATTAAGACAAATGACTTGAATTAATTTGCAAATTACAAAACTACTGTATACATTTACAAAAGTTACGTACAAACAAAATTATGGAGAAAAAAAATGATTTCAGATTTATTTTCTATGAACAGTAAAAATGTACAGTACCTATTGCTACCGTACTCGCCGTAGTACCGTGACATTCCTTCTCTGTTTTGCATTGGATTGTACTGTGGTTTTGTAACATCCCTTCGTGATGTTAGAGGATCCGTTCCCCCTTCCAATTCCATCGCGTCTTGGTTGCCACGTGCCGATGCCGACTTGAAATTGATTACGACTTCGATTCTTCACCCCGCAAGCTCCCTCACCTCTATAAATCAATCTCTCACCAGCAGAGAGACCACCTACTTCCTCCGTCTGCGAATAAGTATACATCTAGATTTTgtttaagtcaaagttttaaaactttgaccaacgtTATAGGAAAAAATAGCAACATTTATGACATTAAATTAGTATCATTGGATTCCttttgaaatgtagtttcataatgtaccaatttgatgtcatatatgcggacggagggagtattctacACCCCTTCATAATCAACTGAGCCATCGACCCCAGATCAGGTTTTTGGTAGCCGCGATGGACGGCTGGTTAGACGaggggtcctcctcctcctcgtcgtctaaACGGCGGCGGCGGGATTGCGACTGCGACTAAGCCGAGAGCCGCAGGCCACGTCGGAAGCAGCACCTCTATCTGGCGCCGAAAGTACTATGCAGCCGATGGAGGAGTGCGCAAGCTTCCCGAGCCCGCCGCCATCCTGGACGACGATTTTGGAGGAGTGCGCAAGCTTCCCGAGCCCGCCGCCATCCGGATAAGGTGGCCGGTGCGCGGCCCCATGCACTTGGCCGCTCTGGGCACCGACATCTTCTTCGCCGCCGGCCCGCGTTTCCACGGTGACGACGCCCCACCCGCAACCTTCGTCTACGAAACGcaggccgccgccctcgccgcgggcCCGCCCCTTCCGACCGGGCTCCACAGCCTGggggccgccatggccgccggtcGCAAGCTCTACGCCCTAACAAGCCCCTGCCACCCCGAGGCGCCCTGCCTGCAGGCCCTGTCGTGGGACACTGGGACCTCACCGCCAGAGGAGACCGGGCGGACTGGTTCTGGAACGCCGCACCGtcatcatcgccgccgccgccgtgctgcgGGATGGACGTCGTCGCCCACGCGCTGCACCCGGACGGGCGGGCTCTTCGTGTCCACCGCCTACGCCACCCACTCCCTGGACACCAGCGACGGCGCGTGGAGGGAGCTCGGGGACTGGGTGCTGCCCTTCAAGGGCCAGGCCCACTTCGACGCCGGCCTGGACGCGTGGGTCGGGATCCACCGCGAGGGGGACGGGCGCGTCTGCTGCTGCCCCGTCGCctcccgcagcgccgccgccggacgGCCGCCGGGCTGCAGGGTGCTGAGGGAGAAGCTGTTCCTCCGTAACGGCGAGAAGGCGTACCAGAACGGCGGCCGGCACCTCAAGGCCACCCTCACCTGCATGGGCCGCGGCAGGTTCTGCCTCGTCGAGAACGTCCTGCGTCGCAAGGGTGGTCGGGACAGCGTGCTCCGTGTCACCTTGTTTAGCCTCAAGTATGATCACATGGGAGAGCTCCGGACCAAGGTTCACCCCCGCATTAGGTCCTATGCAGTGTCCAAGAATAACCACACGTTTTCTCATGCAGCGTTTTGGATGTAATTTTTTCAAAAAGTGGCGCTTTATATTACTTAAAATATTTAAACATTACAGCCGGCATCTGCATaattaagatgcacacagccaaataaaATTCTCACATAGAAACGAAAAATAAAAAGACGAAATACAAAAAAACATGTATGTTGGATAAAAGTACCCCTCACCGTAGCCTCTAATCGTGTACACACCTTCGTAAATAGGTCTCGATTCTCCATACgctgtagagaggaccataaacaaAGAGTTCCGATACTTTTATGGATGTACTAATTAGAGCCTGCTCCCTTTAATCTCAAAATAAAGGACCGCGATGTCTTGAGTTCCCGCGAACGCCTCACTTGCCTGTCAAACCAATCAAGTCATTAATCACCCATTCATTttaacttgtactccctccgtttttatttagtcatATTAGCTTttgtcaaagtcaagctttgtaaactttgataAAGTTTATAGGCAAAgctattaacatatacaataaaaatcagtaccattagattcattattgaatatactttcacatcatatagattgcTATTGTAAATacttatatttttctataaactttatCAAACTTTATGGATATTGACTTcaatcaaatctaatatgcagagtacataaaaatggagggagtaattggTCCAAATTACCATATGCCTTATTTTTGGAGAAAAGAGGGAAAGTTATATATGCTCTGTTTTGCAAGATGGAGCGAGTACACAACATTTTACCGCCGCTTCCACCCAAGATCGCCAGAATTAGTTATAGCTAAATTTGATGGAATTGAATATTTTTTCTTGACATAGTACAGACGTAGATGTTTATACATATATGCACATGCATTCACTCATATAAACGTACATATGCACACCCTACTCCTTCTGATGAGCACCTTCAATAGACTGAGCCGGcgcatcatcttgagattgacgaaatcACCACAGACATCTTTGTAGTCAACAAGAACGTCTCCTTCACTAAACACACATTGCTGGAAGGattaaaataaatctagaaaatgtgTTAAGTTAGGACTTGAACTCGGATGG
The sequence above is drawn from the Triticum aestivum cultivar Chinese Spring chromosome 7A, IWGSC CS RefSeq v2.1, whole genome shotgun sequence genome and encodes:
- the LOC123150077 gene encoding annexin D1; translated protein: MATLKVPSNVPALADDCDNLRKAFQGWGTNEALIISILGHRDASQRRAIRKHYADTYGEELLRSITDEISGDFERAVILWTLDPAERDAVLANETARKWHPGNPVLVEIACARGSKQLFAVRQAYHDRFKRSLEEDVASHVTGDFRKLLVPLVSSHRYEGPEVNTRLAHSEAKLLHEKIEHKAYADDEVIRILTTRSKAQLLATFNNYNDTFGHPITKDLKADPKDEFLKTLRAVIRCFTCPDRYFEKVARVAIAGNGTDENSLTRVITTRAEVDLKLIKEAYQKRNSVPLEKAVAGDTSGDYESMLLALLGKE